In Acidobacteriota bacterium, the following proteins share a genomic window:
- a CDS encoding phosphoenolpyruvate carboxykinase, whose protein sequence is MSTPHAKYKGLPVEPKELVWNPSAEKLRELTEEMPNTRTTIHNNTNTQTRVDSRSKLSTYVVTDTPEHHDSLTITRAEYERVTKLQEDYIRHQEMIVVDGFIGNDPEFRVPARLIIERANANVAAMQQHLYYPANDQELAGFEPTLTVIYTPNLQMPDYPSDRLIAVDLESGITRVFNSDYFGESKKGGLRMWNKLVYDKGGLALHSGCKVIPVGDSNKVGLIIGLSGTGKTTTTFTKQNNSSPVQDDFVALMPGGKVYATENGCFAKTFGLNEKDEPTIYRAVTSTAAYLENVSQNAGGELDFYNTSYTQNGRAVVRMADIEGMMDAREIKTADFLLILNRNDNIIPGVARLNRTQAAAYFMLGETRGTSAGGAAEAGKFLRVPGTNPFFPMKHAMQGNRFWELLEGSPMEVYLLNTGRVGGGDADDRSKKVRIPHSSAIVKAIAESTIEWDIDPDFGYEVAASVPDMSHEDADILQPRKLYERQGRMDEYNQIVERLKNERREYMQKWEGLYAEIARAIE, encoded by the coding sequence ATGAGTACACCACACGCGAAATATAAAGGGCTTCCTGTCGAACCGAAAGAGTTGGTCTGGAATCCTTCGGCTGAAAAGTTGAGGGAATTGACCGAAGAGATGCCCAATACGCGTACAACGATTCACAACAATACCAATACTCAAACCCGTGTTGATTCACGTTCTAAACTCTCAACCTATGTGGTCACCGATACGCCTGAACATCACGATTCACTGACCATCACGCGCGCTGAATATGAACGCGTCACTAAATTACAAGAAGATTATATTCGTCATCAGGAAATGATTGTGGTTGACGGCTTCATCGGCAACGACCCCGAATTTCGCGTTCCTGCGCGATTGATTATTGAAAGAGCCAATGCCAATGTTGCCGCCATGCAGCAACACCTTTATTATCCTGCAAACGATCAGGAACTCGCCGGTTTTGAACCGACCTTAACCGTCATCTATACGCCGAATTTGCAAATGCCGGACTATCCTTCAGACCGTTTGATTGCCGTCGATTTGGAAAGCGGCATTACCCGCGTATTCAATAGCGATTATTTCGGCGAATCGAAAAAAGGCGGACTGAGAATGTGGAATAAACTGGTCTATGACAAAGGCGGACTCGCCTTGCATTCCGGCTGCAAAGTTATTCCTGTGGGTGATAGCAATAAAGTTGGGCTGATTATCGGGCTTTCCGGCACCGGCAAGACCACCACGACATTTACCAAACAAAATAATTCATCGCCGGTTCAGGATGATTTCGTTGCCTTGATGCCGGGCGGCAAAGTTTACGCCACCGAAAATGGTTGTTTTGCAAAAACCTTCGGCTTGAATGAAAAAGATGAACCGACGATTTATCGCGCGGTGACGAGCACGGCGGCTTATCTTGAAAACGTATCGCAAAACGCCGGGGGCGAACTCGATTTTTATAATACGAGCTACACACAAAATGGTCGTGCCGTCGTGCGGATGGCAGACATCGAAGGCATGATGGATGCGCGGGAAATCAAAACCGCCGATTTCCTGTTAATTTTAAATCGCAATGACAATATCATTCCCGGCGTCGCGAGATTGAATCGCACACAGGCGGCAGCTTATTTTATGCTCGGTGAAACGCGCGGCACCTCAGCGGGCGGCGCTGCCGAAGCCGGCAAGTTTTTGCGTGTGCCGGGAACCAATCCGTTTTTTCCAATGAAACATGCGATGCAGGGCAATCGCTTCTGGGAACTTCTGGAAGGTTCACCAATGGAAGTGTATTTATTGAACACCGGGCGCGTCGGCGGCGGTGACGCGGACGACCGCTCGAAAAAAGTTCGCATTCCGCATTCATCGGCAATCGTGAAAGCCATCGCCGAAAGCACCATTGAATGGGACATAGACCCGGATTTCGGTTATGAAGTCGCCGCAAGCGTTCCTGATATGTCCCACGAAGACGCTGACATTTTGCAACCGCGCAAATTGTATGAGCGGCAAGGCAGAATGGATGAATATAACCAAATCGTCGAACGCTTGAAGAATGAGCGTCGCGAATACATGCAGAAGTGGGAAGGCTTGTATGCCGAAATCGCTCGGGCGATTGAATAA